In one window of Burkholderia sp. NRF60-BP8 DNA:
- a CDS encoding DUF3005 domain-containing protein produces the protein MESSARTAHARPRSIELDNDDTHDSTVDTDGKNREASRLAGAGPISPDQVTRSNASLVNAMPEAGDGFAGFDSRADGNHPAFALRAGYRVIEKGFDTPPAVDAPYGPVHRMHGSAYWPGHGRRPERVIELTVAPG, from the coding sequence ATGGAATCATCCGCTCGAACAGCGCACGCGCGTCCGCGCAGCATCGAACTCGACAACGACGACACGCACGACAGCACGGTCGACACCGACGGCAAGAACCGCGAAGCGTCGCGCCTCGCCGGAGCCGGGCCGATCTCGCCCGACCAGGTCACGCGCAGCAACGCGTCGCTCGTCAACGCGATGCCGGAAGCCGGCGACGGCTTCGCCGGTTTCGACAGCCGAGCCGACGGCAATCATCCGGCGTTCGCGTTGCGCGCCGGCTACAGGGTGATCGAGAAAGGCTTCGACACGCCGCCCGCGGTCGACGCGCCGTACGGTCCCGTTCACCGGATGCACGGCAGCGCGTACTGGCCCGGCCACGGCCGCCGGCCGGAGCGCGTCATCGAGTTGACGGTCGCGCCGGGATAA
- a CDS encoding SDR family oxidoreductase: MEQTKQTAHAPVVLVTGAARRAGRAFAEYFAAHGYRTAVHYDRSADAAQAAARAMAERGHDSAALQADLSDAAQIAALIDRVYARFGRLDVLVNNASVFWQDHFPSFDLAAFDQAWAVNCRAPILLTRAFYERARAAGTQGVVVNVVDQKIKENFHRDHFSYTVAKAALGNLTQMLALSSAPVLRVNAVFPGLMLPSDDQTQADFEHASRASTPLARIAGPDDVASAILLLTGNAYNGVDFVVDAGQNLIRVDQDVLYKHRSPDGKH; the protein is encoded by the coding sequence ATGGAGCAGACGAAGCAAACGGCGCACGCGCCCGTCGTGCTCGTGACCGGCGCCGCGCGCCGGGCCGGGCGCGCGTTCGCCGAGTATTTCGCCGCGCACGGCTATCGCACCGCGGTGCACTACGACCGTTCGGCCGATGCCGCGCAGGCCGCCGCCCGCGCGATGGCCGAACGCGGGCACGATTCGGCCGCGCTGCAGGCCGACCTGTCCGATGCCGCGCAGATCGCCGCGCTGATCGATCGGGTCTATGCGCGCTTCGGGCGCCTCGACGTGCTGGTCAACAACGCGTCGGTGTTCTGGCAGGACCATTTCCCGAGCTTCGATCTCGCGGCGTTCGACCAGGCATGGGCCGTCAACTGCCGCGCGCCGATCCTGCTCACGCGTGCGTTCTACGAGCGGGCCCGCGCGGCCGGCACGCAGGGTGTCGTCGTGAACGTGGTCGACCAGAAGATCAAGGAAAACTTCCATCGCGACCATTTCAGCTACACGGTCGCGAAGGCCGCGCTCGGCAACCTCACGCAGATGCTCGCGCTGTCGTCCGCGCCGGTGCTGCGCGTGAATGCGGTGTTCCCGGGGCTGATGCTGCCGAGCGACGATCAGACGCAGGCCGACTTCGAACACGCGAGCCGCGCATCGACGCCGCTCGCGCGCATCGCGGGCCCCGACGACGTCGCGAGCGCGATCCTGCTGCTGACGGGCAATGCGTACAACGGCGTGGATTTCGTCGTCGATGCGGGCCAGAACCTGATCCGCGTGGACCAGGACGTGCTGTACAAGCACCGCTCGCCGGACGGCAAGCACTAA
- the folE gene encoding GTP cyclohydrolase I FolE: MGKGKKTAQAQPVASRPSREEAEDAVRVLLRWAGDDPAREGLLDTPARVVRAYEQFFAGYALEPRDILARTFSEVDGYDEMIVLKDIRFESYCEHHMVPIIGRAHVAYLPNHRVVGISKLARLVDAFAKRLQIQEKMTVQIADTLFDVLQPKGVGVILEAAHQCISTRGVHKPGVEMVTSRMLGTFRTDPSTRREFLSIVANPSSVNLTNT; this comes from the coding sequence ATGGGTAAGGGAAAGAAAACCGCACAGGCCCAGCCGGTCGCCTCGCGGCCGAGCCGTGAAGAAGCGGAAGACGCCGTGCGCGTACTGTTGCGCTGGGCCGGCGACGATCCCGCGCGCGAAGGCCTGCTCGACACGCCCGCACGCGTCGTGCGCGCCTACGAGCAGTTCTTCGCCGGCTACGCGCTGGAGCCGCGCGACATCCTCGCGCGCACGTTCAGCGAAGTCGACGGCTACGACGAAATGATCGTGCTGAAGGACATCCGCTTCGAGAGCTACTGCGAGCACCACATGGTGCCGATCATCGGCCGCGCGCACGTCGCGTATCTGCCGAACCATCGCGTCGTCGGCATCTCGAAGCTCGCGCGCCTCGTCGACGCGTTCGCGAAGCGCCTGCAGATCCAGGAAAAGATGACCGTGCAGATCGCCGACACGCTGTTCGACGTGCTGCAGCCGAAGGGCGTCGGCGTGATCCTCGAAGCCGCGCACCAGTGCATCTCGACGCGCGGCGTGCACAAGCCGGGCGTCGAGATGGTCACGTCGCGCATGCTCGGCACGTTCCGCACCGATCCGTCGACGCGTCGCGAATTCCTGTCGATCGTCGCGAATCCTTCCTCGGTCAACCTGACGAATACCTGA
- the epsC gene encoding serine O-acetyltransferase EpsC, with amino-acid sequence MSTSPARQWGLEEIVAGLRESREELHRTRHPRGIRELPSRDAICKIVTGLRASMFPTHYGAPDLTDESVDYYVGHTLESTLRVLSEQIRRALPFLPEHVDTPFAELDERAFEIAREFGRQLPAIRALLVSDIQAAYAGDPAAQHITEILLCYPGVLAMMHHRLAHALHRLGVPLLARFINEIAHSATGIDIHPGAQIGPSFFIDHGTGVVIGETAIIGERVRVYQAVTLGAKSFPADGDGALVKGNARHPIVEDDVVIYAGATILGRVTIGRGSVIGGNVWLTHSVPPGTSVAQGKVREGGSAEKP; translated from the coding sequence ATGTCGACATCACCCGCCCGTCAGTGGGGCCTCGAAGAAATCGTCGCCGGCTTGCGCGAATCGCGCGAGGAACTCCATCGCACGCGCCATCCGCGCGGCATCCGCGAACTGCCGTCACGCGATGCGATCTGCAAGATCGTGACCGGCCTGCGCGCGTCGATGTTTCCGACGCACTACGGCGCGCCCGACCTGACCGACGAAAGCGTCGACTACTACGTCGGCCACACGCTCGAAAGCACGCTGCGCGTCCTGTCCGAGCAGATCCGCCGCGCGTTGCCGTTCCTGCCGGAGCATGTCGATACGCCGTTCGCCGAGCTCGACGAACGCGCGTTCGAGATCGCGCGCGAATTCGGCCGGCAGTTGCCGGCGATCCGCGCGCTGCTCGTCAGCGACATCCAGGCCGCGTACGCGGGCGATCCGGCCGCGCAGCACATCACCGAGATCCTGCTGTGCTATCCCGGTGTGCTCGCGATGATGCACCATCGGCTCGCGCACGCGCTGCACCGGCTCGGCGTGCCGCTGCTCGCGCGGTTCATCAATGAAATCGCCCATTCGGCGACCGGCATCGACATTCACCCGGGCGCGCAGATCGGCCCGAGCTTCTTCATCGACCACGGCACCGGTGTCGTGATCGGCGAAACCGCGATCATCGGCGAGCGCGTGCGCGTGTATCAGGCCGTCACGCTCGGCGCGAAGAGTTTCCCGGCCGATGGCGACGGCGCGCTGGTGAAGGGCAATGCCCGGCACCCGATCGTCGAGGACGACGTGGTGATCTACGCGGGCGCGACGATTCTCGGCCGCGTGACGATCGGGCGCGGCTCGGTGATCGGCGGCAACGTGTGGCTCACGCACAGCGTGCCGCCCGGCACGAGCGTCGCGCAGGGCAAGGTCCGCGAAGGCGGCAGCGCCGAGAAGCCGTAA
- a CDS encoding LysR family transcriptional regulator, whose product MDALDLNLIPYLVALDDTRNVSRAGDLLGVSQPRVSTALGRLREYFGDPLFVRTSRGMEPTPRALALLPAARDALAQIERGLVAPHDFDPAASTHTFSIALSDVGEIVFLPKLLQAFATLAPRANLRSVSLAHDEVGRGLEAGSIDLAVGYFPDLDGNNFFQQRLFTHRFVCLMRRGHPFEQAPPFTVEQFLACGHAVVRAEGRSQEVLEKYLAKQRMQRRAVLETPHFMSLPFILSRTDLIATVPHAIGYAYAAEHAFIVPVEPPLALPRFDLKQHWHRKYHNDPRTAWLRGVVASLFNDEQDEWPK is encoded by the coding sequence ATGGATGCGCTCGATCTGAACCTGATTCCCTACCTCGTCGCGCTCGACGACACGCGCAACGTGAGCCGCGCGGGCGACTTGCTCGGCGTGAGCCAGCCGCGCGTGAGCACGGCGCTCGGCCGGCTGCGCGAGTACTTCGGCGATCCGCTGTTCGTGCGCACGTCGCGCGGGATGGAGCCGACGCCGCGCGCGCTCGCGCTGCTGCCGGCCGCCCGCGACGCGCTCGCGCAGATCGAGCGCGGCCTCGTCGCGCCGCACGATTTCGATCCGGCCGCGAGCACGCACACGTTCTCGATCGCGCTGTCTGACGTCGGCGAGATCGTGTTCCTGCCGAAGCTGCTGCAGGCGTTCGCGACGCTCGCGCCGCGCGCGAACCTGCGTTCGGTCTCGCTCGCGCACGACGAAGTCGGCCGCGGCCTCGAAGCCGGGTCGATCGATCTCGCAGTCGGCTACTTCCCCGATCTCGACGGCAACAACTTCTTCCAGCAGCGGCTGTTCACGCACCGGTTCGTCTGCCTGATGCGGCGCGGCCATCCGTTCGAGCAGGCGCCGCCGTTCACGGTCGAGCAGTTCCTCGCGTGCGGGCACGCGGTGGTGCGCGCCGAAGGGCGCAGCCAGGAAGTACTCGAGAAATATCTGGCGAAGCAGCGCATGCAGCGCCGCGCGGTACTCGAAACACCACACTTCATGAGCCTGCCGTTCATCCTGAGCCGCACCGACCTGATCGCGACGGTGCCGCACGCGATCGGCTATGCGTATGCGGCCGAGCACGCGTTCATCGTGCCCGTCGAGCCGCCGCTCGCGCTGCCGCGCTTCGACCTGAAGCAGCACTGGCATCGCAAGTATCACAACGACCCGCGCACCGCGTGGCTGCGCGGCGTCGTCGCGTCGCTGTTCAACGACGAGCAGGACGAATGGCCGAAGTGA